One genomic region from Anopheles bellator chromosome 2, idAnoBellAS_SP24_06.2, whole genome shotgun sequence encodes:
- the LOC131207298 gene encoding uncharacterized protein LOC131207298, whose translation MEYEYMLMRNEKETQNRYCGGRVWCVQDICGIICAVLTWSLILYAEFVVTMVILVPNPYKAYRYINFIIFNTASFLAFASHLRTMLSDPGAVPKGNATKEMIQLLGYQEGQVFFKCPKCCSIKPERAHHCSVCQRCIRKMDHHCPWINNCVGENNQKFFVLFTFYIAFISIHSIFLAVNQFCLCIKNEWRECSNYSPPATVILLLFLILEALLFAVFTMIMLGTQLNAIWTDETGIEQLKKEEARWVKKSRWKSFQAVFGNFSLSWFSPFTQPLRAKHGNYLYSWFGMVIVWKVTDLAFLKNESGRHMFFSQSTSSSRYSDVMFSGNRNRWSFHVWAKKMSAAYVIEFSSIESSPMTVTWKATLVGWPSFFGGRILSYSFGSSGRISLNIAVSRMHTSVDLVRFESFIRVPEIFFDMIGVARYGEPRGTWRARLKQLLFWSSYANTAFCLVIEHIFFIQAADSSANFLQLTALAPCIGFTALSFVKIMTIKANEAKLTGMLHRLDEMFPKSSVLQERYGVYQYNRESQVVMKSFSILYMILIWMFNLLPLASMVNRYYTEGKWLKELPYFMWYWYDWHQPGLFEVTFLHQNWGGFDSAVFNLSTDLLFCAIILLLCLQFDIVAYRLRHMLPNDHEELLESIRIHQNVIELSNELERIFSPSLLVNFLGSSVIICLVGFQATAGLTPIDLFKFVLFLVSSLVQVFLLCYYGNKLIEASAQIPYSAFEGRWIDASISHQKSLLLVMLRSIKPQKLTALKFSIVSLASYSKILSTSFSYFTLLKAIYEPTNASSQK comes from the exons ATGGAATATGAGTACATGTTGATgcgaaatgaaaaggaaacgcAAAACCGCTACTGCGGAGGCCGTGTTTGGTGCGTCCAG GACATTTGTGGCATCATATGCGCCGTCCTTACGTGGAGTTTGAT ATTGTACGCGGAGTTCGTCGTCACAATGGTGATCCTTGTGCCGAATCCTTATAAAGCATACAGGTACATTAATTTTATCATCTTTAACACTGCATCGTTCCTTGCGTTTGCATCGCACCTGCGGACAATGCTGTCTGATCCG GGTGCTGTTCCGAAAGGGAACGCCACGAAGGAGATGATCCAGCTGCTCGGCTATCAGGAGGGGCAGGTGTTTTTCAAGTGCCCGAAATGTTGCAGTATTAAGCCCGAACGAGCCCATCACTGCTCGGTATGCCAGCGCTGCATACGCAAAATGGACCACCACTGTCCGTGGATCAACAATTGTGTCGGGGAGAACAACCAGAAGTTTTTTGTACTTTTCACG TTTTACATAGCGTTTATCTCCATCCATTCGATCTTCTTGGCGGTCAACCAGTTCTGTCTGTGCATCAAGAATGAGTGGAGGGAATGCTCGAACTACTCGCCACCGGCGACGGTAatactgctgctgttcctcATACTGGAAGCGCTCCTGTTTGCGGTCTTCACCATGATCATGCTCGGCACCCAGCTGAATGCAATCTGGACCGATGAAACG GGTATAGAGCAGCTGAAGAAAGAGGAAGCCCGGTGGGTGAAAAAATCTCGCTGGAAAAGCTTTCAGGCCGTGTTCGGTAACTTTTCGCTATCATGGTTTTCACCATTCACTCAGCCGCTTCGAGCCAAGCATGGTAATTATTTATATTCA TGGTTCGGGATGGTCATCGTCTGGAAGGTGACCGATTTGGCGTTTTTGAAGAACGAATCCGGGCGCCACATGTTTTTCAGCCAGTCCACCTCCAGCAGCCGGTACTCGGACGTCATGTTCTCCGGTAACCGCAACCGATGGTCCTTCCACGTCTGGGCGAAGAAGATGTCGGCCGCGTACGTCATCGAGTTTTCGTCAATCGAATCCAGCCCCATGACGGTCACGTGGAAGGCAACGCTCGTCGGCTGGCCGTCCTTTTTCGGCGGGCGCATCTTATCGTACAGCTTCGGATCCTCCGGCAGAATATCGTTGAAC ATAGCCGTCTCCAGGATGCACACATCGGTCGACCTGGTACGTTTCGAGTCGTTCATCCGGGTTCCGGAAATATTTTTCGACATGATCGGCGTCGCACGGTACGGCGAACCCAGGGGAACGTGGCGAGCACGGTTGAAGCAGCTACTTTTCTGGAGCTCGTACGCCAACACCGCCTTTTGTTTGGTGATCGAACACATCTTCTTCATCCAGGCCGCCGACAGCTCGGCCAACTTTTTGCAACTGACGGCTCTGGCCCCGTGCATTGGCTTCACAGCGCTTTCATTCGTGAAGATCATGACGATCAAGGCGAACGAAGCCAAGCTGACCGGAATGTTGCACCGGCTGGACGAGATGTTCCCGAAATCGTCCGTCCTTCAGGAGCGCTACGGTGTTTATCAGTACAACCGTGAGTCGCAGGTCGTGATGAAATCCTTCAGCATACTGTACATGATTTTGATCTGGATGTTCAATCTGCTGCCGTTGGCATCGATGGTGAACCGGTACTACACCGAGGGCAAGTGGCTCAAGGAGTTGCCATACTTCATGTGGTACTGGTACGATTGGCACCAGCCGGGCCTGTTCGAGGTCACCTTTTTGCACCAGAATTGGGGCGGATTCGATTCGGCCGTATTCAACCTGTCCACGGATCTGTTGTTTTGTGCCATCATCCTTCTGCTGTGCCTGCAGTTCGATATCGTTGCCTACCGATTGCGTCACATGCTTCCGAACGATCACGAGGAGTTGCTCGAAAGCATTCGGATCCATCAGAACGTCATCGAGTTGAGCAACGAATTGGAGCGCATCTTCTCACCGTCGCTACTGGTCAACTTTCTGGGCAGTTCGGTCATCATCTGTCTGGTGGGATTTCAGGCCACCGCCGGACTTACACCCATCGATCTGTTCAAGTTCGTACTTTTTCTCGTGTCCTCGCTGGTGCAGGTGTTTCTGCTGTGTTACTATGGGAACAAGCTGATCGAAGCG AGCGCCCAGATCCCGTACAGTGCCTTCGAGGGGCGCTGGATCGATGCATCAATTTCGCACCAAAAATCGTTACTGCTCGTCATGTTACGCTCGATCAAGCCGCAGAAGCTGACcgcgttgaaattttccattgtttcactAGCCAGCTACTCGAAG ATTTTAAGCACATCGTTCTCCTACTTTACTCTTCTGAAAGCGATCTATGAGCCAACCAATGCTTCAAGTCAGAAATAG
- the LOC131208954 gene encoding glycine receptor subunit alpha-3-like yields MLMQYTISGLLVIVAQCIREINGEYQTSLTFNDILPEDPKLYDKMRPPKKDGQPTSVAFHVTVMGLDSIDENSMTYAADIFFAQTWKDHRLRLPENMTSEYRLLEVDWLKNMWRPDSFFKNAKSVTFQTMTIPNHYMWLYKDKTILYMVKLTLKLSCAMNFLIYPHDTQECKLQMESLSHTTDDMVFQWDEEVPLVVDEHIELPQLALVKNYTADCTQVYSTGNFTCLEVVFVLKRRLGYYLFHTYIPTCLIVIMSWVSFWIKPEAAPARVTLGVTSLLTLSTQHAKSQASLPPVSYLKAVDAFMSVCTVFVFMALMEYCLVNIVLGDSDPPTPKPHPPPKLDKFFDFTAKNGKRNSKSHDHPHDVPITTFQRQESTLLLSPVPHIQTIPPPPSKPASAIPKLTPAQMRLKRAINIDRFSRVFFPFLFTLLNVTYWIMFYEYI; encoded by the exons ATGCTGATGCAGTATACGATTAGCGGGTTGCTCGTAATCGTCGCGCAATGCATCAGGGAGATAAACGGAGAATATCA AACCAGCCTTACGTTCAACGATATTCTGCCGGAGGATCCGAAGCTGTACGATAAGATGCGCCCGCCGAAAAAGGACGGCCAGCCGACGAGCGTTGCCTTCCACGTGACCGTCATGGGGCTGGATTCGATTGACGAAAACTCGATGACGTACGCGGCCGACATCTTCTTCGCCCAGACGTGGAAGGACCATCGGTTGCGGTTACCGGAGAACATGACGTCCGAGTACCGGCTGCTGGAGGTGGACTGGCTGAAAAACATGTGGCGCCCGGATTCGTTCTTCAAAAACGCCAAATCGGTCACCTTCCAGACGATGACCATCCCGAACCACTACATGTGGCTGTATAAGGACAAAACGATCCTGTACATGGTGAAGCTGACCCTCAAGCTGTCCTGCGCGATGAACTTTCTGATCTACCCCCACGACACGCAGGAATGTAAGCTGCAGATGGAAAGCC TGTCACACACAACGGACGACATGGTGTTCCAGTGGGATGAAGAGgttccgctggtggtggacgaACATATAGAGCTGCCCCAGCTAGCCCTGGTCAAAAACTACACGGCCGACTGCACACAGGTCTACTCCACCGGCAATTTTACCTGTCTGGAGGTGGTCTTTGTCCTGAAACGGCGCCTCGGATACTATCTCTTCCACACCTACATTCCGACCTGTCTGATTGTCATCATGTCG TGGGTATCGTTCTGGATcaaaccggaagctgctccGGCCCGGGTGACGCTCGGCGTAACGTCCCTTCTGACGCTCAGCACGCAGCACGCCAAATCGCAGGCCTCACTGCCACCGGTGTCCTACCTGAAAGCAGTCGACGCGTTCATGTCCGTCTGCACGGTTTTCGTGTTCATGGCTCTGATGGAATACTGTCTGGTGAATATTGTGCTGGGCGACTCGGATCCACCGACCCCGAAGCCGCACCCACCCCCCAAGCTGGACAAGTTCTTTGACTTCACGGCCAAGAACGGCAAGCGGAACAGCAAATCGCACGATCATCCCCACGACGTACCGATCACGACTTTCCAGCGCCAGGAGAGCACACTTCTGCTGTCACCGGTGCCACACATCCAGACcattccgccgccgccgagcaaACCGGCCTCGGCCATTCCGAAGCTCACCCCGGCCCAGATGCGGCTCAAGCGGGCCATCAACATTGATCGCTTTTCGCgggttttctttccgtttctctTCACGCTGCTCAACGTTACGTACTGGATCATGTTCTACGAGTACATTTAa
- the LOC131208957 gene encoding LOW QUALITY PROTEIN: transmembrane protein 208 (The sequence of the model RefSeq protein was modified relative to this genomic sequence to represent the inferred CDS: substituted 1 base at 1 genomic stop codon): protein MXQQQAPKKKATKGSKQIVEENAATVKFYRNMSMIATGVHFLGFAVYAELSTLAVIMTILCLVAHVGSFYFMSLVSKPKLTEKGDIIETGTDLNIEGGITEHVKDIVILTSGTQLVSILSEYFWLLMLLLPIRAGWLLWNTVGKQFFQGDPAEEAPVNDKKQKKMMRKMNRTRQY from the exons atgtagcagcagcaagcgccgaagaaaaaagcgaCCAAAGGTAGCAAGCAGATCGTGGAGGAAAATGCAGCCACGGTTAAATTTTACCGAAACATGTCGATGATCGCGACGGGCGTACATTTCCTGGGGTTTGCCGTTTATGCCGAGCTTTCTACCCTCGCAGTG ATCATGACGATCCTTTGTCTGGTGGCACACGTGGGCAGCTTTTACTTTATGTCGCTGGTAAGCAAACCGAAACTCACCGAGAAGGGGGACATTATAGAAACTGGGACGGACCTAAACATCGAGGGAGGAATCACGGA GCACGTAAAAGACATCGTCATATTGACCTCGGGAACGCAGCTGGTTTCGATTCTGTCGGAATACTTTTGGctactgatgctgctgctacccaTACGGGCTGGCTGGTTGCTGTGGAACACCGTCGGGAAACAGTTTTTCCAGGGTGATCCGGCCGAAGAGGCACCGGTGAACGAtaaaaagcagaagaaaatgatGAGGAAAATGAACCGTACGAGGCAATATTGA
- the LOC131211387 gene encoding protein CDV3 homolog, with protein MADLDDFFAKKDKKKGKAKKFVTAEEIAKQLDDTSKRAVESKMKKSEPTDNKAASEQHAEDEWKEFEEQKKDYTGLKLAQLTIDDEGNQIHDPNQQGDSGDGNFDGDGDEGGERDPSKPWNKLDATAAARAAIPSAEEPAAAPTSNVYISPALKSLRAKQKKGAPDLKNEEYFPTLGMDKPEQLKPVKKDPTFEDVKHGVRVKTVEKSASGQVSVGNRYTSLSNNAS; from the exons ATGGCCGATCTGGATGATTTcttcgccaaaaaggacaaaaagaaAGGCAAGGCGAAAAAGTTCGTCACCGCCGAGGAGATTGCCAAGCAGCTAGATGACACGTCGAAGCGGGCCGTGGAgagcaaaatgaagaaatccgaaccgaccgacaacaaGGCGGCTTCGGAACAG CATGCGGAAGACGAATGGAAAGAGTTTGAGGAACAGAAGAAAGATTACACCGGACTAAAACTCGCACAGTTAACGATAGACGACGAGGGCAACCAGATCCACGATCCAAACCAACAGGGTGACTCCGGTGACGGGAACTTTGACGGGGATGGCGACGAAGGCGGCGAACGGGATCCTAGTAAACCGTGGAACAAATTGGACgcaactgcagcagcccgAGCCGCAATACCGTCGGCAGAAGAACCGGCTGCGGCGCCTACTAGCAATGTCTACATTAGTCCAGCGCTGAAAAGTCTC cgggcgaaacaaaagaaaggtGCTCCGGATCTGAAGAACGAGGAATACTTCCCGACGCTCGGCATGGATAAACCGGAACAGCTGAAGCCGGTCAAGAAGGATCCTACGTTCGAGGACGTCAAGCATGGTGTGCGGGTAAAAACGGTCGAAAAGTCAGCCTCCGGCCAGGTTAGTGTCGGTAACCGATACACTTCGCTCAGCAACAATGCGAGCTAG